In the Leptospira sp. WS4.C2 genome, one interval contains:
- a CDS encoding HDOD domain-containing protein: protein MASPKAVTLEYKQDLGLHSNIDDINHPIAENAPFHFKFFQITDEVENTLYQILDRFLLQLDLIIVRDSVLAAMKETVTNAIKANAKRVFFKNRASNIENEAEYEAEITEFKKTYLENREVIEDSLQRNNFGVFVSFIHNKSLMRIRIMNNVQLTATESARIKERIDKAKTYNDLADAFMDMSSEQEGAGLGLIMTLMMLRNDGLGDSAFKFESSENKTVFMIDIPSKVSKENQQLEKIDHIVSQIDNLPTFPKAIKDIQDAIDKPNSSIGTIAEMIKRDIALSANILKLSNSAAFRRGGKVESLDRAIQLIGLKELQTLLYSLGTKQMLEDKFPAFTAIWEKSNESAFYCKAIGQKMGMNKADLSNLIAASLLHDIGEILLLSFDKQHMSKIKTYSNSREIASTISMEESAIGITHSRLGAMVGEKWNFPILYTKAMEFHHRPLLADDVYADIVFPIYLSDMMISINAKEAKSSEIPSEILKLCKFQGRSEFDSFRTKIREQFLTY, encoded by the coding sequence ATGGCAAGTCCAAAGGCTGTCACATTAGAATACAAACAAGACTTAGGTCTTCATTCCAATATTGATGATATCAATCATCCAATAGCAGAAAATGCTCCTTTTCATTTTAAGTTTTTTCAAATTACAGATGAAGTAGAAAATACATTATATCAAATTTTAGATCGATTTTTATTGCAACTTGACCTAATCATCGTTAGAGACTCTGTTCTTGCGGCGATGAAAGAAACGGTTACAAATGCAATTAAAGCGAACGCAAAACGAGTATTCTTTAAAAACCGTGCAAGTAACATTGAAAATGAAGCTGAATATGAGGCTGAGATCACAGAGTTCAAAAAAACTTATCTTGAAAATCGCGAAGTAATCGAAGATTCCCTCCAAAGAAATAATTTCGGAGTCTTTGTGTCTTTTATACATAATAAAAGTTTGATGCGCATTCGGATCATGAACAACGTCCAACTTACAGCGACAGAATCAGCAAGGATCAAAGAAAGAATTGATAAGGCAAAAACTTACAACGACCTAGCCGATGCATTTATGGATATGTCTAGCGAACAAGAAGGTGCAGGTCTTGGTTTGATAATGACACTTATGATGTTGCGGAATGATGGGTTGGGTGATTCAGCATTCAAATTTGAGTCCAGCGAAAACAAAACTGTATTTATGATAGATATTCCATCTAAGGTTTCCAAGGAAAACCAACAGTTGGAAAAAATTGATCACATAGTTTCTCAAATTGATAATTTGCCTACTTTTCCGAAGGCAATTAAAGACATTCAGGATGCGATTGACAAACCAAACTCGAGTATTGGAACCATTGCAGAAATGATCAAAAGAGATATTGCATTGTCAGCCAATATACTTAAACTTTCCAACTCTGCGGCATTCCGACGAGGGGGAAAAGTAGAAAGTTTGGACCGTGCAATACAACTGATTGGTTTAAAAGAACTACAAACTTTGCTGTATAGTCTTGGAACCAAGCAGATGTTAGAAGATAAATTTCCTGCATTTACAGCAATATGGGAAAAATCGAACGAGTCGGCCTTTTATTGCAAAGCCATTGGACAAAAAATGGGGATGAACAAAGCTGATTTGAGTAACCTAATTGCAGCCTCCCTGTTACATGATATTGGTGAAATTTTACTATTATCTTTTGACAAACAACATATGTCAAAAATCAAAACGTATTCCAATTCCAGAGAAATCGCCTCTACCATCAGCATGGAAGAATCGGCGATAGGGATCACACATTCAAGGTTAGGTGCTATGGTCGGTGAAAAATGGAATTTCCCAATTTTATATACAAAAGCAATGGAATTCCATCATAGACCTCTTCTTGCGGATGATGTGTATGCAGACATTGTTTTCCCAATTTATTTAAGTGACATGATGATATCAATCAATGCGAAAGAGGCAAAATCTTCAGAAATTCCTTCGGAAATACTCAAACTATGTAAATTCCAAGGTAGGTCTGAATTTGATTCTTTCCGTACTAAAATCAGAGAACAATTTTTAACTTACTAA
- a CDS encoding trimeric intracellular cation channel family protein: protein MDFSFSYYIGLAGIMVFTISGALAALEHKDHHHDLFSVFFTGFITAIGGGTLRDITLGNYPVSWVRDENILWAIFIGFLLVILLPGILTKLRDELFLFDTLGIGIYTVLGTRIALDHGVNFFASALLGMISAIFGGVIRDTLMNEVPFIFRKEIYATACLVGSVLYIVLNVWNINANWNLVISATVVVGIRVVAVRYNLGLPKIKIFD from the coding sequence GTGGATTTTAGTTTTTCTTATTACATTGGACTGGCTGGTATCATGGTTTTTACGATTTCTGGTGCTCTCGCCGCTTTGGAACATAAGGACCACCACCATGATTTGTTTAGTGTTTTTTTCACTGGTTTCATCACAGCTATTGGAGGTGGGACTTTAAGAGACATTACCCTCGGAAATTACCCCGTTTCCTGGGTTCGGGATGAGAACATCCTATGGGCAATATTCATCGGTTTTTTACTTGTCATTTTATTGCCTGGAATTCTTACCAAGTTGCGGGATGAACTTTTTCTTTTCGATACGTTAGGGATTGGAATTTATACTGTCCTTGGAACGAGGATTGCTTTGGATCATGGAGTTAATTTTTTTGCTTCTGCACTTCTTGGAATGATATCTGCAATCTTCGGGGGTGTCATTCGTGATACATTGATGAATGAAGTTCCATTTATCTTCCGAAAAGAAATCTATGCTACTGCTTGTTTGGTGGGATCCGTTTTATATATTGTGCTTAATGTTTGGAATATAAATGCTAATTGGAACTTAGTGATCTCAGCAACAGTTGTCGTAGGAATTCGAGTGGTGGCGGTTCGCTATAATTTGGGTTTGCCAAAGATCAAAATCTTTGATTAA
- a CDS encoding beta strand repeat-containing protein produces MRPAKIFRNAILIPLFLFQACIPSLSKDLIQSVSDFIQLRSLVNTGPFKISVIVSGLLGSGLTIDLNSGVESIVVNSNGSYEFATTLTTGNNFTVSIKTQPTLPVQSCSVSGGVGVVGFGDINSIIVNCDPLRYTIGGTITGLDGITGLGLTNSVDGSTLNVAVASGAFAFTQTYLDGTTYNISVTTQPNHPVQDCVITNGSGTIASANITNITIACTSTAFPIEVTAVGIASGTLTIRNNNSELLTISTNGLHRFPTNIITNNTYSLQIMSTPANHQCTLDLTSGTVTGTISVKANCFSVLSFSPSNGGILQPLESLRLQFSDAINAGSCTGSTGTLNTNASLPIQFSVTTTSLPNDTLIVSPAPTDSWMSGHRTLTLSCFNVGGTPLSSTVNLLYLIPSALRFVADTTGNDLNDGLTPFTPKRHIQSAINSFGGCPSSDCAVLVEAGSYDPTFVGGTIQLVSGISLYGSYVAGSSFGTWNPDVHSSVILMDTTPPGCSIATVTSPCTSIFGDATVTNNVTISGFRIESGPDIAPYMAGVFLDSTNNVRLINNEINAGTGINGSSGVHAINSNPYLIKTTIVGGLCSTIGCEANGLYISSATALAPVLLGNTIAGGNLSFQNSKSKGIYYAGSSGMDMTNVRGNIIYAGSVDMSTSTTSESIALDINAGTSSTGILAGNVIGSSNGYKSMGIRITPSSNIQIGSPTQGNLISSGNAIYESFGISLGGGQIIRRNQIQTGNTTNLSAFTSNTGILISSGGTATIENNSIVVGNANSTTATGTAIGIRAVSLNAASNITGNYIRVGSASGGTATLVSGIQLASPGAMLLANNWIQNGTSAALARGIDLSAVTSAIRIYHNTSNSGTGTVGNETPVYLNIASSLADIQNNIFLLNNNTGNNACIILAGPGAQTAIKYNVLFNCTNLVRQNATFNYTDLCGTGIPTTVGCITPLGIVGNFGNNLNLNPNFVSNFAPVAVYTPTTATSCLITKSTNAISTNSYNGAGTRPGSDGAISLGAVEYDYACTP; encoded by the coding sequence ATGAGGCCTGCAAAAATTTTTAGGAATGCCATTCTCATCCCCCTTTTCCTCTTCCAGGCATGTATTCCCAGTTTGTCCAAGGACTTAATTCAATCAGTTAGTGATTTCATCCAACTGCGAAGTTTAGTCAATACGGGGCCCTTTAAAATTTCCGTAATCGTCTCCGGTCTTCTTGGTTCTGGCTTAACTATCGATTTGAATTCAGGAGTAGAAAGCATCGTTGTCAATTCCAATGGCAGTTATGAATTTGCTACGACCCTCACAACGGGAAACAATTTCACTGTCTCCATAAAAACGCAACCAACACTTCCAGTCCAAAGTTGTTCAGTCAGTGGAGGCGTAGGTGTAGTAGGATTTGGAGATATAAATTCTATAATAGTAAACTGTGATCCTTTGCGTTATACAATTGGTGGAACCATCACTGGCCTTGATGGAATTACTGGTCTTGGGTTAACTAACTCGGTGGATGGATCCACCCTGAACGTGGCAGTGGCTTCAGGAGCTTTTGCTTTTACCCAAACTTATTTGGATGGAACAACATATAATATTTCCGTAACCACGCAACCTAACCATCCTGTACAAGATTGTGTCATCACAAATGGTTCAGGGACGATCGCAAGTGCTAACATCACAAACATCACGATTGCCTGCACTTCAACTGCATTTCCCATTGAAGTGACAGCCGTGGGCATTGCTTCAGGAACTCTCACCATACGAAATAACAATTCCGAGTTACTCACCATTTCAACAAATGGCTTACATAGATTTCCAACAAATATCATAACAAACAATACTTATAGTCTTCAGATCATGTCGACACCGGCAAATCATCAATGTACGTTGGACTTGACTAGCGGAACGGTTACGGGGACGATTTCTGTCAAGGCGAATTGTTTTAGTGTTTTGTCTTTTTCACCTTCCAATGGAGGGATTCTCCAACCACTGGAAAGTTTACGTTTACAATTTTCTGATGCAATCAATGCAGGAAGTTGCACGGGTTCCACTGGAACATTGAACACTAACGCAAGTTTACCGATCCAATTTTCTGTAACAACAACTAGTCTCCCAAATGATACTTTAATTGTTTCCCCTGCACCTACAGATTCGTGGATGAGTGGACACAGAACTCTGACCCTCAGTTGTTTTAATGTGGGAGGGACACCTCTTTCTTCCACTGTAAACTTACTCTATCTTATACCGTCTGCTCTTCGGTTCGTAGCAGACACTACCGGAAACGATCTAAATGATGGTCTCACACCGTTCACACCCAAACGTCATATCCAGTCAGCAATCAATAGTTTTGGGGGCTGTCCAAGTTCTGACTGCGCTGTATTAGTAGAAGCGGGATCCTACGACCCGACTTTTGTTGGCGGCACCATCCAACTCGTATCAGGAATTTCACTATACGGTAGTTATGTGGCCGGCTCTAGTTTCGGGACCTGGAACCCAGATGTTCACTCCTCAGTCATTTTGATGGACACAACTCCCCCAGGATGTTCGATTGCGACTGTTACTTCTCCCTGTACATCTATTTTCGGTGATGCCACTGTTACTAACAATGTAACCATTTCTGGATTCCGTATCGAATCGGGACCTGACATAGCTCCTTATATGGCCGGGGTCTTTTTAGACTCTACCAATAATGTGCGGCTCATTAACAATGAGATCAATGCAGGAACAGGAATCAATGGGTCTTCCGGTGTTCATGCAATTAATAGCAATCCGTATTTAATTAAAACCACGATTGTTGGAGGACTTTGTTCTACCATAGGTTGTGAAGCCAATGGATTGTATATATCCTCTGCAACGGCTCTCGCACCGGTTCTATTAGGTAACACGATCGCTGGTGGGAATCTATCGTTTCAAAATTCGAAGTCAAAAGGAATTTATTATGCGGGTTCGTCGGGAATGGATATGACGAATGTTCGTGGGAATATCATCTATGCAGGGAGTGTGGATATGTCAACCTCCACCACCAGCGAGAGTATCGCTTTGGATATCAATGCCGGAACTAGCTCGACTGGTATTCTTGCGGGAAATGTCATTGGTTCGAGTAACGGATACAAATCAATGGGAATCCGAATAACACCTTCTTCTAATATTCAAATTGGTTCCCCTACGCAAGGGAACCTTATCTCTTCTGGTAATGCAATATACGAATCTTTTGGCATTAGTTTAGGAGGAGGACAAATCATTCGTAGAAATCAAATTCAAACAGGGAATACAACCAACCTATCTGCATTTACCAGCAATACCGGTATTCTCATTAGTTCTGGTGGAACAGCTACTATAGAAAATAACTCTATAGTAGTAGGGAATGCAAATTCTACTACGGCAACAGGAACTGCGATCGGCATCCGCGCTGTCTCTCTTAACGCTGCTTCAAACATCACAGGGAATTACATACGTGTAGGGAGTGCCTCTGGTGGAACAGCAACATTGGTATCTGGAATTCAATTAGCTTCCCCTGGAGCGATGCTTCTTGCAAACAACTGGATCCAAAATGGAACTAGTGCCGCACTGGCTCGTGGAATCGACCTTTCTGCAGTTACCAGTGCAATTCGCATTTACCATAACACATCAAACAGTGGAACGGGAACCGTTGGAAACGAAACTCCAGTGTATTTGAACATTGCCTCGTCTTTAGCAGACATTCAAAACAATATTTTCCTTTTAAATAACAATACAGGAAACAATGCTTGTATCATCCTTGCAGGTCCTGGTGCGCAAACAGCAATCAAATACAATGTATTATTTAACTGCACCAATTTAGTTCGCCAGAACGCAACTTTCAACTATACCGATCTTTGTGGAACTGGAATCCCAACTACTGTCGGATGTATTACGCCTCTCGGAATCGTAGGAAACTTCGGAAACAATCTAAATCTTAATCCCAACTTTGTTTCCAACTTTGCACCAGTGGCAGTTTACACACCGACAACAGCCACTTCTTGTTTGATTACAAAATCAACGAATGCAATTTCGACAAACAGTTATAATGGAGCTGGTACTAGGCCAGGAAGCGACGGGGCCATAAGCCTTGGTGCAGTGGAATATGATTATGCTTGTACACCATAA
- a CDS encoding SMP-30/gluconolactonase/LRE family protein yields MKYPVTYLFVFSIFFSCRTFAPVAYEPPIKPESVGIYAPNTELQKTILLAIGKVKGLESLDVDSDGNIYGGDKEGRIIRITLKGEIKPIANTSGRPLGIQFDKLGNLIIADAYRGLLSMDRSGKLTVLVSEYQGKPFKFTDDLDIAQDGKIYFSDASIYEQKEYLYDLLEAKPYGRVFVYDPKTKVTELLLDGLYFANGIALSKNEDFLLVNETYRYKITKLWLKGPKKGTKETLIENLPGFPDNITRNENGDFWVALFTVRNDRMDHMHPSPVVKRMISFLPKFLWPKAEPYGYALKVDNNGKVLMTLQDPTGEHLKEVTSVLEKKRQLYIGSLYNDRVGIYVLP; encoded by the coding sequence ATGAAATATCCAGTAACTTACCTATTTGTTTTTTCAATCTTTTTTTCTTGTCGCACATTTGCTCCAGTTGCCTATGAGCCACCAATCAAACCGGAATCAGTCGGAATTTATGCACCTAACACCGAACTACAAAAAACAATTTTGTTAGCTATCGGTAAGGTTAAGGGTTTAGAATCCCTGGATGTTGATTCAGATGGTAATATTTATGGCGGAGACAAAGAAGGTCGAATCATAAGGATCACTCTAAAGGGAGAGATCAAACCTATTGCCAATACTTCTGGCCGACCATTGGGGATTCAGTTTGATAAACTTGGAAATCTAATCATTGCAGATGCTTACCGTGGACTTCTTTCCATGGATCGATCGGGAAAGTTGACAGTCCTAGTTTCGGAATACCAAGGAAAACCCTTCAAATTTACAGATGATTTAGATATTGCTCAAGATGGAAAAATCTATTTTTCTGATGCGTCTATCTATGAACAAAAAGAATACCTTTATGATCTTTTGGAAGCAAAACCTTACGGACGAGTTTTTGTTTATGATCCTAAGACTAAAGTGACAGAATTACTTTTGGACGGATTGTACTTCGCCAATGGAATTGCGTTGTCTAAGAACGAAGACTTCCTTCTTGTGAATGAAACCTATCGATATAAAATCACTAAACTTTGGTTAAAGGGTCCTAAAAAAGGAACTAAAGAAACTCTCATTGAAAATCTACCTGGTTTTCCTGATAATATCACTCGAAACGAGAATGGAGACTTTTGGGTTGCATTGTTTACCGTAAGAAATGATCGAATGGATCACATGCACCCGTCTCCAGTTGTCAAAAGAATGATTTCCTTTCTTCCTAAATTTCTTTGGCCTAAGGCTGAACCTTATGGGTATGCACTCAAAGTAGATAACAATGGCAAAGTACTTATGACTTTGCAAGACCCTACGGGTGAGCACTTAAAAGAGGTGACAAGTGTTTTAGAGAAGAAAAGACAATTATATATTGGAAGTTTATACAATGACCGTGTGGGAATTTACGTCCTACCTTAA
- a CDS encoding acetyltransferase, translating into MGLIIAYILFLLNLLSIIPTMYPLYIWKLVTTGSVRRFGDRLLLKVGETWIENNYRISRMLFGVQFEVVGDSYKDLKQDGKYMIICNHQSWSDIYIIQSVLNRKIPLIRFFIKDSLKYVPILGHAWLALDFPFVKRSSREQLKKNPELATKDLENVKKVCEKFVGMPFSILNFLEGHRRTPERVQKLLKKNPYQHLLRPHSGGISVVSTALKNSLDAFIDLTIVYPTENPSFLDLMRGKIRKLKVFVDVIPASQVPIEENEQFAPMSKKMKRWVDERWAMKDALIEREKQPK; encoded by the coding sequence TTGGGTTTAATCATTGCTTATATTTTGTTTCTTTTGAATTTATTATCGATCATACCAACAATGTATCCGCTATACATTTGGAAGTTGGTGACAACCGGTTCGGTTAGACGGTTTGGTGATCGATTACTTCTTAAGGTAGGAGAAACCTGGATCGAAAATAACTATCGGATTTCTCGAATGTTGTTTGGTGTTCAATTTGAAGTTGTTGGAGATAGTTATAAAGATCTGAAACAAGATGGGAAATATATGATTATCTGTAACCACCAATCTTGGTCTGATATCTACATCATTCAATCTGTGTTAAATCGGAAAATTCCACTCATCCGGTTTTTCATCAAAGATTCGTTAAAGTATGTGCCAATTCTTGGACATGCGTGGTTAGCTTTAGATTTTCCATTTGTAAAAAGAAGCAGTCGGGAACAACTGAAAAAAAATCCAGAACTTGCTACCAAAGATTTAGAAAACGTAAAAAAGGTTTGTGAGAAATTTGTTGGAATGCCTTTTTCTATTTTAAACTTTCTTGAGGGTCACAGAAGGACTCCTGAACGTGTACAAAAACTACTAAAGAAAAATCCCTACCAACATTTACTTCGCCCCCACAGTGGTGGTATCTCTGTTGTGTCTACAGCACTTAAGAATTCGCTTGATGCTTTTATCGATTTAACGATTGTTTACCCTACAGAAAACCCAAGTTTCTTGGATTTGATGCGAGGGAAAATTCGAAAGTTAAAAGTGTTTGTGGATGTAATTCCTGCATCCCAAGTTCCTATCGAAGAAAACGAACAATTTGCACCTATGTCAAAGAAAATGAAACGGTGGGTAGACGAACGATGGGCGATGAAAGACGCTTTGATAGAAAGGGAGAAACAACCAAAATGA
- a CDS encoding PP2C family protein-serine/threonine phosphatase, which produces MGTEEKPTADLSFLKKEMKRALFPEGSLIIQQYSLGDSFYFIESGTVEVWKYLDESKQEVLVIGDLVAGDYFGEIALIDSAPRTVNISAKENSVLYELTREDFNRLLQTSPEMTLTLLKLLTARIRNAEQRENQVLIQKNRELRLQNETLEEMVKERTAKLTQSLKIIQEDLETAKTIQRNILPLGLRHVAHLDFGSSFEPMAEVGGDIFDVIRLEKSKIRLFLADAIGHGVQAALITMAIKAEYDHIKHNAPNPADVLYALNQIFIDSYGKKSNQFTAVIVDLNLEENSLTYSSAGHNEPYVVTKDKIIPLSESGVMLGLEKDVEYSNHSKAFGLGDRLFMISDGYLEQENERGILLGEAKLLSSFESAKSLDLNLTDTINLLMDDFHSFRGDSSMMDDVTILGIGTSY; this is translated from the coding sequence ATGGGTACCGAGGAAAAACCTACAGCGGATTTAAGTTTCTTAAAAAAGGAAATGAAACGTGCGCTTTTTCCTGAGGGTTCTCTTATCATCCAACAATACTCCTTAGGTGATTCGTTTTACTTCATAGAATCGGGTACAGTGGAAGTTTGGAAATATTTAGATGAGAGTAAACAAGAAGTATTGGTGATTGGAGATCTGGTTGCTGGTGATTATTTTGGCGAAATTGCTCTTATTGATTCTGCCCCTCGCACTGTAAATATATCTGCAAAAGAAAATTCAGTTCTCTATGAACTTACAAGAGAAGATTTCAATCGTTTGCTTCAAACAAGTCCTGAAATGACATTGACTCTTCTTAAATTGTTAACTGCTAGAATTAGGAATGCAGAACAAAGAGAGAATCAAGTTTTAATCCAAAAGAATAGAGAACTTCGTCTTCAGAATGAAACCTTGGAAGAGATGGTAAAAGAAAGAACGGCAAAGTTAACCCAATCTCTAAAAATCATTCAAGAAGACCTGGAAACAGCTAAAACCATTCAAAGAAATATATTACCATTGGGACTAAGGCATGTAGCCCATTTGGATTTTGGATCTAGCTTTGAACCAATGGCCGAAGTCGGTGGTGATATATTTGATGTCATTCGTTTAGAAAAATCTAAAATCAGATTATTTTTAGCAGATGCCATTGGCCATGGTGTTCAGGCGGCACTCATCACAATGGCCATTAAAGCAGAATATGACCATATCAAACACAATGCACCCAACCCCGCTGATGTTTTGTATGCCCTCAATCAGATTTTCATTGATAGTTATGGGAAAAAATCCAATCAATTTACCGCTGTCATTGTGGATTTGAATTTAGAGGAAAATAGTTTAACATATTCTTCTGCAGGTCATAATGAACCTTATGTGGTTACTAAAGATAAGATAATCCCTCTCTCTGAGTCTGGAGTTATGTTAGGACTTGAAAAAGATGTCGAATATTCCAACCATTCCAAGGCTTTTGGACTTGGGGATCGTTTGTTTATGATTTCGGATGGATATTTAGAGCAGGAAAATGAGCGGGGAATTCTCCTCGGAGAGGCCAAATTGCTTTCCAGTTTTGAATCTGCTAAGAGTTTGGATCTAAATCTAACAGATACAATCAATTTGTTAATGGATGATTTTCATTCCTTTAGAGGAGATTCCTCTATGATGGATGATGTTACGATTCTAGGAATCGGTACGAGTTATTAA
- a CDS encoding cupin domain-containing protein, with amino-acid sequence MGFKHQTNPMQIPVPGGKTIDEHFGIPSTGSSDISIARMVAPAGWGEPFQTPNFDEWTLMVRGKKQIEVDGKVVILSACESLLIEKGTRVRYSNPFSDEAEYWSICSPAFSIDLVNREPET; translated from the coding sequence ATGGGTTTTAAACACCAAACTAATCCAATGCAGATTCCTGTTCCAGGTGGAAAAACCATTGATGAACATTTTGGGATACCTTCCACTGGGAGTTCCGATATTTCTATTGCTCGTATGGTAGCACCGGCCGGTTGGGGGGAACCTTTTCAGACACCTAACTTTGATGAGTGGACATTGATGGTTCGCGGTAAAAAACAAATTGAGGTAGATGGGAAAGTTGTCATTCTTTCTGCTTGTGAGTCCCTTCTTATTGAGAAGGGAACTAGGGTGCGGTATTCTAATCCTTTTTCCGATGAAGCAGAATATTGGTCCATTTGTTCGCCGGCCTTCTCGATAGACCTGGTCAACCGGGAACCAGAAACGTAA
- a CDS encoding SDR family oxidoreductase: protein MKKTIVVTGATDGIGRICAHSFAKTQEELILVGRNADKLAALVYSLQVTGATVHSYVADLSSAKETFALSETIRKNHPKIDVLLNNAGAYFDKHILTKEGIESTFALNHLNYFILTLGLLPSLKKAGEARIVNVASRAHMGVSLDFNDLLGEKNYSGWKQYQRSKLMNIYFTYELAERLNQTKITVNCLHPGFVKTKFGQNNDGLAKVLLTFAQNMFAISEEKGAETSIFLSTDPSVTDVSGKYFVKKAIQKSSEPSYDVGARRNLWSFTEELLKHKFSFKFPGF, encoded by the coding sequence GTGAAAAAAACAATCGTTGTTACTGGTGCTACAGACGGAATCGGAAGGATATGTGCGCATTCCTTTGCCAAAACTCAAGAAGAATTGATTTTAGTTGGTCGTAATGCAGACAAATTAGCGGCTCTCGTTTACTCATTGCAGGTAACAGGTGCTACGGTGCATTCTTATGTTGCCGATTTGTCATCCGCAAAAGAAACTTTTGCATTATCAGAAACCATTCGAAAGAACCATCCGAAGATTGACGTTTTGCTTAACAACGCAGGCGCATATTTTGATAAACATATTCTTACCAAAGAAGGGATTGAATCTACATTTGCTTTGAACCATTTGAACTATTTTATTCTGACACTTGGTTTACTTCCTTCTTTAAAAAAAGCTGGTGAAGCGCGAATAGTTAATGTTGCATCTCGGGCACATATGGGAGTTTCCTTGGATTTCAATGATTTGTTAGGTGAAAAAAATTATTCCGGTTGGAAACAATACCAACGATCCAAGCTTATGAATATTTATTTTACCTATGAACTTGCTGAACGTTTAAATCAAACAAAAATTACTGTCAATTGTTTACATCCAGGATTTGTAAAAACAAAATTTGGTCAAAATAACGATGGTTTGGCGAAAGTTCTTTTGACATTTGCCCAAAATATGTTTGCTATTTCCGAAGAAAAAGGTGCTGAAACTTCAATTTTTCTTTCTACGGATCCATCTGTAACAGATGTCTCTGGAAAATATTTTGTAAAAAAGGCAATTCAAAAAAGTTCGGAACCTTCGTATGATGTAGGAGCCAGAAGAAATCTTTGGTCCTTTACAGAAGAACTTCTGAAACATAAGTTTAGTTTCAAATTCCCTGGTTTTTAG